Proteins from a single region of Synchiropus splendidus isolate RoL2022-P1 chromosome 3, RoL_Sspl_1.0, whole genome shotgun sequence:
- the LOC128756479 gene encoding rho GTPase-activating protein 21-like isoform X3 — protein sequence MMAARGSDSPQDHEESKPRAITPTCEAKQKDVQDQSEASATTSPGVDEEPFSWPGPKTLNLRRTSQGFGFTLRHFIVYPPESAVHNSLKDEEGGSRGKQRNRLEPMDTIFVKQVKEGGPAHGAGLCTGDRIVKVNGESIIGKTYSQVIALIQNSDACLELCVMPKDEDILQLFSRDITALAYSQDAYLKGNEAYSGNAQNIPAPPPICYPRIEVKGTGMAETSEPTAVRDVARAAVQVAGRRATEKGYRVEIPVQPSLSPQQTSKSQTSVCFNESVRAIPVPTDPVDRGSRLARAGPSHRTEENRPCHVGDSGVVKPRPIISSVPGGAQLQHPSSRPTETPTFSQSTSPRPSQTLPYTISSPVRGVPTVASPDTLSTANSPNSNHYSPTQTAQTTSPHQNIDWRTYTTYKDYIDSKRLHTYGCRTIQERLDSLRAAANSGSAYSQQRTPPPLSSCQRGLLGTQFRRKSTSNDHGVEASSKDSVLINRSRSVSQERLGGSAEKTKLTRNWPRSASQDALPFSSPKGLSRPRAKSCDYLGQQPAEPHGMTSGDSGGFDDKLMISRGEEAKASRQGTRVLPHQNRSDLGNSVSSTALTSPVISKGLADPLSPRADGVIMRPSRLPVKNSILDQSPALCSSRTIDLLRDQRTNIIGNHLGYSSPLHLQLRNRADSLKLECRLETGLAARSSSCSVPSKLTSQKPSTSSTGAIAQKPKDTGCCNTPLRTNGGLVDGVEGPDATVVVLRRDKHSGPIRVRPPSYVQAVNDSQKTPPLVKAGSVDQVSCWTTHDNCRETHVRRLGDSRRKSGTKHLDDSLDSIPFIDEPSSPSIDQDSSNIPASSLISVAPVITTIPPSPPSPSPLMRRQMSHDQDSLRLTIIESDSGTKTERSKSYDEGLDNYREQSRGRSLIPGLKGLRKAVDRSSEDSGSRRDSSSDVFCDAIKEGFLHFKQLNTEKGKRVGGGIRTWKQMYAVLRGHYLCLYKDRKEGQAHANCHTIDEPMPISVKACLIDISYSDTKRKNVLRLTTSDCEYLFQAEDREDMLSWIRVIQETSSLDEENAAFTSHDLISRKIKEYNTLMSPSGSKTEPSPRASRQSLSIRQTLLGGKGEGKTPNQHSPRPEQERKSVHKDDTSPPKDKGTWRKGIPGLMRKPFEKKPAPGVTFGVRLDDCPPAQTNKFVPLIVEVCCKLVEERGLEYTGIYRVPGNNAAISNMQEELNNKGMNDIDVQDDKWRDLNVISSLLKSFFRKLPEPLFTNDKYTEFIEANRVEEPVERLKVLKRLLHELPDHHYETLKFLSAHLKTVAENSEKNKMEPRNLAIVFGPTLVRTTEDNMTHMVTHMPDQYKIVETLIQNYDWFFTDESNGDPVTVSHDESAVESQPVPNIDHLLTNIGRTGTSQGEVSDSPTSDSAKSKGSWGSGKDQSSRELLVSSIFAAAGRKRKKSKEKHQPSSSDDDLDSVFAKKEIQGPKGNTPGGPGPNLKQQVRTEESQENGRAVELTPKSKLPQTDSTPARRPSLKSSPDMRCQAAPHGKPSLSDPPSQLDENTSDLGTMSSGASVPRSKRTGASPELPAGAGAGAEVSSITSDYSTTSSITFLTGAESSALSPELQCGEEADDECSELISEGRPMETDSESDFPIFAPSGGSSSQSTPCPEQSATQGAAPKMEARRLFPTHKMIECDTLSRRWSLRQKTDSESSMEGAAGSGERGEGRAESSNRLSRVLEVMKKGRSTSSISSSSRSESERSEQAWHLKITERLKLRLRSSADDMFAQKSRALETRCKKNNIRRRHTMGGQRDFAGLAVINDWREQGGVDQAAELTPIERLKPRCSSQDFSTRDWVGRERCRGTEQAPIALPEDTDAQEAAPPPPLAGVNGGGPQGKNKPSPGDDAHPQKLSGTHVVRSRFYQYL from the exons GCATATTCCCAGGATGCATACCTCAAAGGGAATGAGGCATACAGCGGAAATGCTCAGAACATCCCTGCGCCCCCTCCCATATGCTACCCTCGCATAGAAGTCAAAGGAACGGGCATGGCTGAGACGTCAGAGCCCACCGCTGTCAGAGATGTGGCCCGAGCAGCAGTTCAGGTGGCAGGGAGACGAGCAACTGAAAAGGGCTACCGGGTGGAGATCCCGGTTCAGCCTTCCCTTTCACCTCAACAGACTTCAAAATCCCAAACGTCCGTGTGTTTTAATGAGAGTGTGAGGGCAATCCCCGTACCCACTGATCCAGTTGATAGGGGGTCTCGGTTGGCTCGGGCTGGACCCAGCCATAGGACTGAGGAGAACCGGCCCTGTCATGTTGGAGACTCTGGAGTAGTAAAACCCAGACCCATCATTTCCTCAGTGCCTGGGGGAGCACAGTTGCAGCACCCATCCTCCCGTCCCACAGAGACACCCACTTTCTCTCAGTCTACAAGTCCAAGACCCTCTCAGACCCTGCCATACACCATTTCCTCACCAGTGCGGGGGGTTCCCACCGTCGCTTCTCCGGACACACTTTCCACCGCCAATTCTCCCAACAGCAACCACTACTCCCCAACCCAAACAGCACAGACCACATCACCGCACCAGAACATTGACTGGAGGACCTACACTACATACAAGGACTACATAGACTCCAAGAGGCTCCACACCTATGGCTGCCGCACCATCCAGGAACGCTTAGACAGTTTGCGCGCTGCTGCTAATTCTGGCTCTGCCTATAGTCAACAACGCACACCACCTCCGCTCAGCTCTTGTCAAAGAGGGCTATTGGGCACGCAATTCCGACGAAAAAGCACATCGAATGATCATGGGGTGGAGGCCAGCAGCAAGGACAGTGTATTAATAAACCGTTCACGAAGTGTGTCTCAGGAGAGGCTTGGAGGAAGTGCTGAAAAGACAAAGCTAACCAGAAACTGGCCTCGGAGTGCGTCCCAGGATGCTCTGCCATTCTCTAGCCCAAAAGGGCTCTCGAGACCTCGGGCAAAATCGTGTGACTACCTGGGCCAGCAGCCGGCAGAGCCACATGGGATGACCTCCGGAGATAGCGGAGGGTTTGATGACAAACTTATGATCAGTCGAGGAGAGGAAGCAAAAGCCAGTAGGCAAGGTACGCGAGTTTTACCTCATCAGAACAGGAGTGATCTAGGAAACAGTGTTTCCAGCACAGCTTTAACATCTCCAGTGATTTCTAAGGGTTTAGCAGACCCTCTATCGCCGAGGGCAGATGGGGTCATCATGAGGCCGTCTCGCCTGCCTGTCAAAAACTCCATCTTGGACCAGTCACCTGCCTTATGTTCCTCAAGAACCATAGACTTGTTAAGAGACCAAAGAACAAACATTATCGGCAACCATCTGGGCTACTCTTCACCTCTGCATTTACAGCTGAGGAACAGAGCTGACAGTCTGAAACTGGAATGTAGATTAGAGACAGGGTTGGCGGCCCGGTCTTCCTCTTGTTCTGTTCCATCCAAGTTAACGTCACAAAAACCGAGCACTTCTTCTACTGGAGCCATCGCCCAAAAGCCAAAAGACACTGGTTGCTGCAATACCCCTTTAAGGACTAACGGTGGCCTCGTTGACGGTGTTGAAGGGCCCGATGCAACAGTGGTGGTCCTGAGACGGGACAAACACTCAGGACCAATCCGCGTTCGCCCTCCGTCATACGTCCAAGCGGTGAATGACAGCCAAAAGACACCGCCTTTGGTTAAGGCTGGCTCTGTAGACCAAGTGTCTTGCTGGACTACCCATGACAACTGCAGGGAGACACACGTGAGGAGGTTGGGGGATTCCCGTCGCAAATCGGGGACCAAGCACTTGGACGATTCTTTGGACTCCATTCCATTCATAG ATGAACCGTCCAGCCCCAGCATCGACCAGGACAGCTCCAACATTCCCGCCTCCTCGCTGATCTCCGTGGCGCCAGTCATCACCACCATCCCCCCGAGCCCTCCGTCTCCGTCCCCACTGATGCGCAGAcagatgtcacatgaccaag aCTCTTTACGTCTCACCATCATCGAGTCCGACTCTGGTACGAAGACTGAGCGGTCCAAGTCTTATGATGAAGGGCTGGACAACtacagagagcagagcagagg GAGGTCTCTGATTCCAGGTCTCAAAGGTCTGAGAAAG GCTGTGGACCGCTCTTCGGAAGACTCTGGCTCCAGGAGAGACTCTTCCTCAGACGTGTTCTGTGACGCCATCAAAGAAGGATTTCTACACTTCAAGCAGCTCAACACAGAGAAGGGAAAG CGCGTCGGAGGCGGGATACGCACCTGGAAGCAGATGTACGCCGTGCTCAGGGGTCACTACCTGTGTCTGTACAAAGACCGCAAGGAGGGTCAAGCCCACGCCAACTGCCACACCATCGACGAGCCCATGCCCATCAGCGTGAAGGCCTGCCTCATCGACATCTCCTACAGTGACACCAAGAGGAAGAACGTGCTGCGcctcaccacctccgactgcgAGTACCTGTTCCAGGCCGAGGACCGCGAGGACATGCTGTCGTGGATCAGGGTCATCCAGGAGACCAGCAGCCTGGACGAGGAG aaCGCAGCCTTCACCAGCCATGACCTCATCAGCCGCAAGATCAAGGAGTACAACACTCTGATGAG TCCGTCTGGGAGCAAGACGGAGCCCTCGCCCAGAGCTTCTCGCCAGTCGCTCAGCATCCGCCAGACGCTGCTGGGAGGGAAAGGAGAAGGGAAGACTCCCAACCAGCACTCGCCCCGGCCGGAGCAGGAGCGGAAGAGCGTGCACAAGG ACGACACCAGCCCGCCCAAGGACAAAGGCACGTGGAGGAAAGGAATCCCAGGACTGATGAGGAAGCCCTTCGAGAAGAAGCCGGCGCCGGGAGTCACCTTCGGCGTCCGGCTGGACGACTGTCCTCCCGCTCAGACCAACAAG TTTGTTCCTCTGATCGTGGAGGTCTGTTGTAAACTGGTGGAGGAGCGTGGACTGGAGTACACAGGGATCTACCGAGTTCCTGGAAACAACGCCGCCATCTCCAACATGCAGGAGGAGCTGAACAACAAGGGCATGAACGACATCGACGTCCAGGACGAC aaatggAGGGACCTGAACGTCATCAGCAGTTTACTGAAGTCCTTCTTCAGAAAGCTCCCGGAGCCGTTGTTCACTAACG ATAAGTACACGGAGTTCATCGAGGCCAACCGAGTGGAGGAGCCAGTGGAGCGGCTGAAGGTCCTGAAGAGGCTG CTCCACGAGCTGCCGGACCATCACTACGAGACCCTCAAGTTCCTGTCGGCCCACCTCAAGACCGTGGCAGAGAACTCAGAGAAGAACAAG ATGGAGCCCAGGAACCTGGCCATCGTGTTCGGGCCCACCCTGGTGCGGACCACCGAGGACAACATGACCCACATGGTGACGCACATGCCGGACCAGTACAAGATCGTGGAGACGCTGATTCAGAAC TACGACTGGTTTTTCACCGACGAGAGCAACGGTGACCCAGTG ACGGTGTCCCACGACGAGAGCGCAGTGGAGTCTCAGCCGGTCCCCAACATCGACCACCTGCTCACCAACATTGGGCGCACGGGCACGTCGCAGGGCGAAGTATCAG ATTCTCCAACTAGTGACTCGGCCAAGTCAAAG GGTTCCTGGGGCTCGGGGAAGGACCAGAGCAGCCGGGAGCTGCTGGTCTCCTCTATCTTTGCTGCAGCGGGCCGCAAAAGAAAGAAGTCCAAGGAGAAGCATCAGCCCAGCAGCTCGGACGATGACCTGGACTCAGTTTTTGCCAAGAAAGAAATCCAGGGGCCGAAGGGGAACACGCCTGGGGGCCCGGGTCCCAACCTCAAGCAGCAGGTTCGGACggaggagagccaagagaacgggAGGGCGGTGGAGTTGACGCCCAAGTCCAAGTTGCCACAGACGGATTCGACGCCGGCCAGACGCCCGTCGCTGAAAAGCTCTCCGGACATGAGGTGTCAGGCGGCGCCTCACGGCAAGCCCTCCCTGTCGGACCCCCCGTCCCAGCTGGATGAAAACACCTCAGATCTCGGGACGATGAGCTCCGGAGCGTCGGTGCCGAGGTCCAAAAGGACAGGCGCTTCTCCTGAGCTGCCGGCCGGAGCCGGCGCGGGGGCCGAGGTCAGCTCCATCACCTCGGACTACTCCACCACGTCCTCCATCACCTTCCTGACGGGGGCGGAGTCCAGCGCGCTGAGTCCAGAGCTGCAGTGTGGCGAGGAGGCGGACGACGAGTGCAGCGAGCTGATCAGCGAGGGCCGCCCCATGGAGACGGACAGCGAGAGCGACTTCCCCATCTTTGCCCcgagcggcggcagcagcagccagtcCACGCCGTGCCCAGAGCAGAGCGCAACGCAGGGCGCCGCGCCCAAGATGGAAGCCCGCCGCCTTTTCCCCACGCACAAGATGATCGAGTGCGACACGCTGTCACGCCGCTGGTCGCTACGACAGAAGACGGACAGCGAATCCTCGATGGAAGGAGCGGCGGGGAGCGGGGAGCGTGGCGAGGGCAGAGCCGAGTCCAGCAACAGACTGTCACGCGTGCTGGAGGTGATGAAGAAGGGCCGGAGCACCAGCAGCATCAGCTCCTCGTCTCGCAGTGAGTCGGAGCGCTCCGAACAAGCGTGGCACCTCAAGATCACAGAGCGGCTCAAGCTCCGCCTGCGCTCCTCCGCCGACGACATGTTCGCTCAGAAGAGCCGGGCTCTGGAAACCCGCTGCAAGAAGAACAACATTCGGCGGCGCCACACCATGGGCGGCCAGAGGGACTTCGCTGGGCTGGCAGTCATCAACGACTGGAGGGAGCAGGGCGGCGTGGACCAAGCCGCGGAGCTGACGCCCATCGAGCGCCTCAAGCCCAGGTGCTCCTCGCAGGACTTCTCCACCCGAGACTGGGTCGGCAGGGAGCGCTGCCGCGGCACAGAGCAGGCGCCCATTGCCCTCCCCGAGGACACCGACGCTCAGGAAGCTGCTCCTCCGCCGCCGCTCGCCGGAGTCAACGGCGGCGGGCCGCAGGGCAAGAACAAACCCTCTCCTGGAGACGACGCACATCCACAGAAGCTCTCCGGCACGCACGTGGTCCGCTCGCGGTTCTACCAGTACCTGTGA
- the LOC128756479 gene encoding rho GTPase-activating protein 21-like isoform X5 — translation MDTIFVKQVKEGGPAHGAGLCTGDRIVKVNGESIIGKTYSQVIALIQNSDACLELCVMPKDEDILQLFSRDITALAYSQDAYLKGNEAYSGNAQNIPAPPPICYPRIEVKGTGMAETSEPTAVRDVARAAVQVAGRRATEKGYRVEIPVQPSLSPQQTSKSQTSVCFNESVRAIPVPTDPVDRGSRLARAGPSHRTEENRPCHVGDSGVVKPRPIISSVPGGAQLQHPSSRPTETPTFSQSTSPRPSQTLPYTISSPVRGVPTVASPDTLSTANSPNSNHYSPTQTAQTTSPHQNIDWRTYTTYKDYIDSKRLHTYGCRTIQERLDSLRAAANSGSAYSQQRTPPPLSSCQRGLLGTQFRRKSTSNDHGVEASSKDSVLINRSRSVSQERLGGSAEKTKLTRNWPRSASQDALPFSSPKGLSRPRAKSCDYLGQQPAEPHGMTSGDSGGFDDKLMISRGEEAKASRQGTRVLPHQNRSDLGNSVSSTALTSPVISKGLADPLSPRADGVIMRPSRLPVKNSILDQSPALCSSRTIDLLRDQRTNIIGNHLGYSSPLHLQLRNRADSLKLECRLETGLAARSSSCSVPSKLTSQKPSTSSTGAIAQKPKDTGCCNTPLRTNGGLVDGVEGPDATVVVLRRDKHSGPIRVRPPSYVQAVNDSQKTPPLVKAGSVDQVSCWTTHDNCRETHVRRLGDSRRKSGTKHLDDSLDSIPFIDEPSSPSIDQDSSNIPASSLISVAPVITTIPPSPPSPSPLMRRQMSHDQDSLRLTIIESDSGTKTERSKSYDEGLDNYREQSRGRSLIPGLKGLRKAVDRSSEDSGSRRDSSSDVFCDAIKEGFLHFKQLNTEKGKRVGGGIRTWKQMYAVLRGHYLCLYKDRKEGQAHANCHTIDEPMPISVKACLIDISYSDTKRKNVLRLTTSDCEYLFQAEDREDMLSWIRVIQETSSLDEENAAFTSHDLISRKIKEYNTLMSPSGSKTEPSPRASRQSLSIRQTLLGGKGEGKTPNQHSPRPEQERKSVHKDDTSPPKDKGTWRKGIPGLMRKPFEKKPAPGVTFGVRLDDCPPAQTNKFVPLIVEVCCKLVEERGLEYTGIYRVPGNNAAISNMQEELNNKGMNDIDVQDDKWRDLNVISSLLKSFFRKLPEPLFTNDKYTEFIEANRVEEPVERLKVLKRLLHELPDHHYETLKFLSAHLKTVAENSEKNKMEPRNLAIVFGPTLVRTTEDNMTHMVTHMPDQYKIVETLIQNYDWFFTDESNGDPVTVSHDESAVESQPVPNIDHLLTNIGRTGTSQGEVSDSPTSDSAKSKGSWGSGKDQSSRELLVSSIFAAAGRKRKKSKEKHQPSSSDDDLDSVFAKKEIQGPKGNTPGGPGPNLKQQVRTEESQENGRAVELTPKSKLPQTDSTPARRPSLKSSPDMRCQAAPHGKPSLSDPPSQLDENTSDLGTMSSGASVPRSKRTGASPELPAGAGAGAEVSSITSDYSTTSSITFLTGAESSALSPELQCGEEADDECSELISEGRPMETDSESDFPIFAPSGGSSSQSTPCPEQSATQGAAPKMEARRLFPTHKMIECDTLSRRWSLRQKTDSESSMEGAAGSGERGEGRAESSNRLSRVLEVMKKGRSTSSISSSSRSESERSEQAWHLKITERLKLRLRSSADDMFAQKSRALETRCKKNNIRRRHTMGGQRDFAGLAVINDWREQGGVDQAAELTPIERLKPRCSSQDFSTRDWVGRERCRGTEQAPIALPEDTDAQEAAPPPPLAGVNGGGPQGKNKPSPGDDAHPQKLSGTHVVRSRFYQYL, via the exons GCATATTCCCAGGATGCATACCTCAAAGGGAATGAGGCATACAGCGGAAATGCTCAGAACATCCCTGCGCCCCCTCCCATATGCTACCCTCGCATAGAAGTCAAAGGAACGGGCATGGCTGAGACGTCAGAGCCCACCGCTGTCAGAGATGTGGCCCGAGCAGCAGTTCAGGTGGCAGGGAGACGAGCAACTGAAAAGGGCTACCGGGTGGAGATCCCGGTTCAGCCTTCCCTTTCACCTCAACAGACTTCAAAATCCCAAACGTCCGTGTGTTTTAATGAGAGTGTGAGGGCAATCCCCGTACCCACTGATCCAGTTGATAGGGGGTCTCGGTTGGCTCGGGCTGGACCCAGCCATAGGACTGAGGAGAACCGGCCCTGTCATGTTGGAGACTCTGGAGTAGTAAAACCCAGACCCATCATTTCCTCAGTGCCTGGGGGAGCACAGTTGCAGCACCCATCCTCCCGTCCCACAGAGACACCCACTTTCTCTCAGTCTACAAGTCCAAGACCCTCTCAGACCCTGCCATACACCATTTCCTCACCAGTGCGGGGGGTTCCCACCGTCGCTTCTCCGGACACACTTTCCACCGCCAATTCTCCCAACAGCAACCACTACTCCCCAACCCAAACAGCACAGACCACATCACCGCACCAGAACATTGACTGGAGGACCTACACTACATACAAGGACTACATAGACTCCAAGAGGCTCCACACCTATGGCTGCCGCACCATCCAGGAACGCTTAGACAGTTTGCGCGCTGCTGCTAATTCTGGCTCTGCCTATAGTCAACAACGCACACCACCTCCGCTCAGCTCTTGTCAAAGAGGGCTATTGGGCACGCAATTCCGACGAAAAAGCACATCGAATGATCATGGGGTGGAGGCCAGCAGCAAGGACAGTGTATTAATAAACCGTTCACGAAGTGTGTCTCAGGAGAGGCTTGGAGGAAGTGCTGAAAAGACAAAGCTAACCAGAAACTGGCCTCGGAGTGCGTCCCAGGATGCTCTGCCATTCTCTAGCCCAAAAGGGCTCTCGAGACCTCGGGCAAAATCGTGTGACTACCTGGGCCAGCAGCCGGCAGAGCCACATGGGATGACCTCCGGAGATAGCGGAGGGTTTGATGACAAACTTATGATCAGTCGAGGAGAGGAAGCAAAAGCCAGTAGGCAAGGTACGCGAGTTTTACCTCATCAGAACAGGAGTGATCTAGGAAACAGTGTTTCCAGCACAGCTTTAACATCTCCAGTGATTTCTAAGGGTTTAGCAGACCCTCTATCGCCGAGGGCAGATGGGGTCATCATGAGGCCGTCTCGCCTGCCTGTCAAAAACTCCATCTTGGACCAGTCACCTGCCTTATGTTCCTCAAGAACCATAGACTTGTTAAGAGACCAAAGAACAAACATTATCGGCAACCATCTGGGCTACTCTTCACCTCTGCATTTACAGCTGAGGAACAGAGCTGACAGTCTGAAACTGGAATGTAGATTAGAGACAGGGTTGGCGGCCCGGTCTTCCTCTTGTTCTGTTCCATCCAAGTTAACGTCACAAAAACCGAGCACTTCTTCTACTGGAGCCATCGCCCAAAAGCCAAAAGACACTGGTTGCTGCAATACCCCTTTAAGGACTAACGGTGGCCTCGTTGACGGTGTTGAAGGGCCCGATGCAACAGTGGTGGTCCTGAGACGGGACAAACACTCAGGACCAATCCGCGTTCGCCCTCCGTCATACGTCCAAGCGGTGAATGACAGCCAAAAGACACCGCCTTTGGTTAAGGCTGGCTCTGTAGACCAAGTGTCTTGCTGGACTACCCATGACAACTGCAGGGAGACACACGTGAGGAGGTTGGGGGATTCCCGTCGCAAATCGGGGACCAAGCACTTGGACGATTCTTTGGACTCCATTCCATTCATAG ATGAACCGTCCAGCCCCAGCATCGACCAGGACAGCTCCAACATTCCCGCCTCCTCGCTGATCTCCGTGGCGCCAGTCATCACCACCATCCCCCCGAGCCCTCCGTCTCCGTCCCCACTGATGCGCAGAcagatgtcacatgaccaag aCTCTTTACGTCTCACCATCATCGAGTCCGACTCTGGTACGAAGACTGAGCGGTCCAAGTCTTATGATGAAGGGCTGGACAACtacagagagcagagcagagg GAGGTCTCTGATTCCAGGTCTCAAAGGTCTGAGAAAG GCTGTGGACCGCTCTTCGGAAGACTCTGGCTCCAGGAGAGACTCTTCCTCAGACGTGTTCTGTGACGCCATCAAAGAAGGATTTCTACACTTCAAGCAGCTCAACACAGAGAAGGGAAAG CGCGTCGGAGGCGGGATACGCACCTGGAAGCAGATGTACGCCGTGCTCAGGGGTCACTACCTGTGTCTGTACAAAGACCGCAAGGAGGGTCAAGCCCACGCCAACTGCCACACCATCGACGAGCCCATGCCCATCAGCGTGAAGGCCTGCCTCATCGACATCTCCTACAGTGACACCAAGAGGAAGAACGTGCTGCGcctcaccacctccgactgcgAGTACCTGTTCCAGGCCGAGGACCGCGAGGACATGCTGTCGTGGATCAGGGTCATCCAGGAGACCAGCAGCCTGGACGAGGAG aaCGCAGCCTTCACCAGCCATGACCTCATCAGCCGCAAGATCAAGGAGTACAACACTCTGATGAG TCCGTCTGGGAGCAAGACGGAGCCCTCGCCCAGAGCTTCTCGCCAGTCGCTCAGCATCCGCCAGACGCTGCTGGGAGGGAAAGGAGAAGGGAAGACTCCCAACCAGCACTCGCCCCGGCCGGAGCAGGAGCGGAAGAGCGTGCACAAGG ACGACACCAGCCCGCCCAAGGACAAAGGCACGTGGAGGAAAGGAATCCCAGGACTGATGAGGAAGCCCTTCGAGAAGAAGCCGGCGCCGGGAGTCACCTTCGGCGTCCGGCTGGACGACTGTCCTCCCGCTCAGACCAACAAG TTTGTTCCTCTGATCGTGGAGGTCTGTTGTAAACTGGTGGAGGAGCGTGGACTGGAGTACACAGGGATCTACCGAGTTCCTGGAAACAACGCCGCCATCTCCAACATGCAGGAGGAGCTGAACAACAAGGGCATGAACGACATCGACGTCCAGGACGAC aaatggAGGGACCTGAACGTCATCAGCAGTTTACTGAAGTCCTTCTTCAGAAAGCTCCCGGAGCCGTTGTTCACTAACG ATAAGTACACGGAGTTCATCGAGGCCAACCGAGTGGAGGAGCCAGTGGAGCGGCTGAAGGTCCTGAAGAGGCTG CTCCACGAGCTGCCGGACCATCACTACGAGACCCTCAAGTTCCTGTCGGCCCACCTCAAGACCGTGGCAGAGAACTCAGAGAAGAACAAG ATGGAGCCCAGGAACCTGGCCATCGTGTTCGGGCCCACCCTGGTGCGGACCACCGAGGACAACATGACCCACATGGTGACGCACATGCCGGACCAGTACAAGATCGTGGAGACGCTGATTCAGAAC TACGACTGGTTTTTCACCGACGAGAGCAACGGTGACCCAGTG ACGGTGTCCCACGACGAGAGCGCAGTGGAGTCTCAGCCGGTCCCCAACATCGACCACCTGCTCACCAACATTGGGCGCACGGGCACGTCGCAGGGCGAAGTATCAG ATTCTCCAACTAGTGACTCGGCCAAGTCAAAG GGTTCCTGGGGCTCGGGGAAGGACCAGAGCAGCCGGGAGCTGCTGGTCTCCTCTATCTTTGCTGCAGCGGGCCGCAAAAGAAAGAAGTCCAAGGAGAAGCATCAGCCCAGCAGCTCGGACGATGACCTGGACTCAGTTTTTGCCAAGAAAGAAATCCAGGGGCCGAAGGGGAACACGCCTGGGGGCCCGGGTCCCAACCTCAAGCAGCAGGTTCGGACggaggagagccaagagaacgggAGGGCGGTGGAGTTGACGCCCAAGTCCAAGTTGCCACAGACGGATTCGACGCCGGCCAGACGCCCGTCGCTGAAAAGCTCTCCGGACATGAGGTGTCAGGCGGCGCCTCACGGCAAGCCCTCCCTGTCGGACCCCCCGTCCCAGCTGGATGAAAACACCTCAGATCTCGGGACGATGAGCTCCGGAGCGTCGGTGCCGAGGTCCAAAAGGACAGGCGCTTCTCCTGAGCTGCCGGCCGGAGCCGGCGCGGGGGCCGAGGTCAGCTCCATCACCTCGGACTACTCCACCACGTCCTCCATCACCTTCCTGACGGGGGCGGAGTCCAGCGCGCTGAGTCCAGAGCTGCAGTGTGGCGAGGAGGCGGACGACGAGTGCAGCGAGCTGATCAGCGAGGGCCGCCCCATGGAGACGGACAGCGAGAGCGACTTCCCCATCTTTGCCCcgagcggcggcagcagcagccagtcCACGCCGTGCCCAGAGCAGAGCGCAACGCAGGGCGCCGCGCCCAAGATGGAAGCCCGCCGCCTTTTCCCCACGCACAAGATGATCGAGTGCGACACGCTGTCACGCCGCTGGTCGCTACGACAGAAGACGGACAGCGAATCCTCGATGGAAGGAGCGGCGGGGAGCGGGGAGCGTGGCGAGGGCAGAGCCGAGTCCAGCAACAGACTGTCACGCGTGCTGGAGGTGATGAAGAAGGGCCGGAGCACCAGCAGCATCAGCTCCTCGTCTCGCAGTGAGTCGGAGCGCTCCGAACAAGCGTGGCACCTCAAGATCACAGAGCGGCTCAAGCTCCGCCTGCGCTCCTCCGCCGACGACATGTTCGCTCAGAAGAGCCGGGCTCTGGAAACCCGCTGCAAGAAGAACAACATTCGGCGGCGCCACACCATGGGCGGCCAGAGGGACTTCGCTGGGCTGGCAGTCATCAACGACTGGAGGGAGCAGGGCGGCGTGGACCAAGCCGCGGAGCTGACGCCCATCGAGCGCCTCAAGCCCAGGTGCTCCTCGCAGGACTTCTCCACCCGAGACTGGGTCGGCAGGGAGCGCTGCCGCGGCACAGAGCAGGCGCCCATTGCCCTCCCCGAGGACACCGACGCTCAGGAAGCTGCTCCTCCGCCGCCGCTCGCCGGAGTCAACGGCGGCGGGCCGCAGGGCAAGAACAAACCCTCTCCTGGAGACGACGCACATCCACAGAAGCTCTCCGGCACGCACGTGGTCCGCTCGCGGTTCTACCAGTACCTGTGA